The DNA window CGGTAGTGTTTGTTTCCGGTGTGATTTTTGTGGCGGTGGCTTTTACGCGTTTTGCGAAAATGCTGAGTGCCGCCGTGCCGCATTCGCTGAAAGAAGCCATCACTGTCGGGCTCGGCTTATTTCTTATGCTGATTGGTCTAGAAAAAGGCGGCATTGTTGAGCGTGGCACGAGTTCGATTTTGGCACTTGGTTCACTTGCGGATGCGCATGTATTGGCCACTGTTTTGACGGTTATTATTGCGGTAGTGTTGTTTATTCGCAATGTGCCAGGGAATTTCCTAATTACCATTGTTGTGGGAACAGTCATCGCGGCGTTTTTCGGCCTTATCGACTTTGGCAGCATGAACGAGTCGTCGATCAACGCGACAGAAGCTTTTGCAGTATTTGGGGCTTTGTCTTTTGGCAATATCCTGTCTACCACGTTTTGGGTTGCGGTATTTTCTCTGACCATGGTGCTAGTGTTTGAAAACATTGGGCTGGTTCATGGGCAAGTGGCGTTTATTGAGCGCCCTGAGAAATTCAGTCGTGCTTTTCAGGCAACGTCTGTGTCTGCGATGACGTCGGGAATTTTTGGTACGAGTCCAACTGTAGCGACAGTTGAAAGTGCTGCGGGCATGACAGCTGGCGGCCGGACGGGATTAACGTCGATTACGGCGGGATTGTTGTTTTTGGTCGCTTCGTTTTTCATTCCGGTCATCAAGCTGATACCAGATAGTGCAATTGCGCCAATCTTAATCATCATTGGTTTTTTGATGCTGCAAAACATTAAAAGCCTTAATATGACCGATATGACGGAAAGCTTTCCAGCGCTTTTAATTGTGGCGTTGATTCCGTTTACGTACAGCATTGCCGATGGAATCGCGATCGGCTTTATTATGTACCCGATTTTAAAAATCGCTGTCGGCAGAGGACGCGAAGTATCTCCGACGCTCTACGTCATCGCTAGTTTATTCCTGGCGAATTTTGTTTTTCATTATTTAGGATAAACAATAGATGGTCACGCACTTGCTGAGCAAGTGCGTTTTTTTCTGCAGCAGTGTACAATAAAGACAAGAAGATCTAAAAGGAGCGGATACAGATGAAATACAACAAATCCAAAATGGAGCAATTGGTCAGTGATCATCCGGAATTGAAAAAACGGTTGAAAGTGCTGAAGGATGAGATGGAGCTTGAAAAAGGCTTTGCGTTAAAAGCGCTTTATCACTCAGAAGTCACAGACAACGGACCATACCAAAAAGACTACCAAGATCTTGATTGGCAATAAAACACAAAAAAAACTCCCTCAATTTCATTATTGAAGGAGTTTTTTGTATAGGCGTTAAAACTTTTGGTCATCTAACCACTGCTGCCAAACTTTTACATCGCTACCTAAATACCAGCGATTTTCTTTAGTTTGTTCGCAGTCCACACCTTGCCCACCAAGAACAAAATGCATTTCTGGATTTGCCTTGGCTAAAGCGTCGATATAGTCATTGGCCAGTGGCAACATCTTAGGAGAAGCGATGGACATACAGAGTAATTTGAAATTTTGTTTAGCGACCATTTCCTCTAAGCCTTCAAGAGGCGTATCCGGTCCAATGTAAACTACGGAAAAACCGTTCTCGCGTAAGAACAAAGTAAACAGCAGTAAGCCAAGCTGGTGCTGTTCACCGCTTGGGCTAAGTGCCATGACTTTTGGCAAGTTTGGGGAAATTGGGAAAATGCGGAAAAACTGATTAAAGCGTTGTTGAACGATATGGGTAATCATATGTTCGTGAGCAACACTAATGATGCCGTTCTCCCAAGCCTCTCCAATTCGCACCATCAGTGGCGCAATAATATAAAAAAAGACTGTTTGATGATGAAATAAAGAAAAATGCAAATCCAACAAATAGTTAAAGCGTTCCGTATCCATTTCGGCAGCGGCCTGAAAAAGTTGATCAATTTGTTCGCCGTATTCTAATGTCTCTCTGTTAGGAAGTTCGTTATTCGGAACAATAAACTTCTTGCGTGAAGCATGTAGTTTTTTTACAGCTTCACTTATCTTCATGCCGTTGCCTTGTACTTGTATTTTTAGCCATTTCAAATCTTCCAGATTTTGATCCGAATACAAGCGATGTCCAGATTCTGTTCGGGCAGGAGTAATCGCACTATAACGCGTTTCCCAAGAACGAATTGTCACTTTCGGCATATCTAAAATTTTGGCAGCTGCTTTAATGTTATACATAGCATTACCTTCATTCTATTTATAGATTTATCGTGCATGTTGTACAAATATTATACAACGTATCGTTAGAGCCGTAAAGCAGGACACCGTAAGTGATAAAAACAACAAAAAACGAACTCTCTGGTGAGAATCCGTTTCAGATAACTGCCGAATTTTTTGCGGCACGTGAGCGTTGCCAAGCTGTAGTAATCAACAATGTGATCAGTAACATAATCAGTCCTAAAATGAATGGATAGACAATATTAATATCGTAAAGAACACCTGCTAGTAAAGGACCAATTACGTTTCCGATACTCATATAGGCATTGTTCATGCCCATCGCAAAGCCAACTTCACCATCAGCCATTTTGGAAATCAGTGTATTTAAGACAGGTCGTAAAATAGAAGTAGCAAGGAAAATGATTAGCGAAACAGCAAAGAACATAGCATAGCTTCCAGCAAAAAGAGACAGCAAAAAGCCAAATGCAGCGACGCCAAGAAATGCAACCAAAATGGACACTTCACCATAACGGCGAACAATCCGATCTACAACAAATAATTGCACAATTACACTGACGACGCCTGTTGCAGTAATCATAACAGCGATATCTTTCGCCGTGGAATCGAACTGATTGTCTAAATACAAACCAACTACTGATTCGTAGGCTAGCAAACCAAAGCTCATAACGAGAGTAATGATTAACGGAATAAAATACGGCATCTTGGTGGAGCGGCCAATTTTAGTGAACATAGATTCTTCATCGGTTAACTTTGCAGCCAGTGAAGGATTGGCATCTGTAGCGTCGTGCTCTTTCAACCAAATGACAGAAAAAACAGCAGCTCCTAGTGATACGAGTGCTGAGACGAGAAAAGGTAATTTTAAGGTGTAATCGGCTAAAAATCCACCAATTCCAGGTCCAACCACAATGCCGAGCGACATCGCTGCAGAAACCATGCTCGTTCCTTTTGCGCGCTGGTCGAAAGTGGTAATGTCTGCGATATAGGCAAAAATCGCTGGAATCAGCATCGCTGCCCCAACGCCACCGATGACACGAGAAAAATACAAAATCCAAATAGAATCAGAAGCATAAAAAACAAACATGGAGATGGTTAATCCAAATAAACCGTAAATAATCATTTTTCGGCGACCGTATTGATCGGCCCATTTACCAGCAACTGGGGAAAAGATAAATTGGGAAGCGGCAAAAATAGCAATCATCAGGCCTGCTGCCATGCCGCCTTGGTCGATTGAGACCAAGTACGAAGGCAGAATCGGAATAACAATTCCAAAACTTGCAACCGCGATAAACATATTAATCATTAAGATGAAAATCTTCTTTTTTTGGTCTGCAGACATGTTGCGCACCCTCTTTTCTTCTATATGTTCGTACAAATTTGTTTTCTATAACTTTTCAATGTTATTTCAGTAGAAACTTGTTGTCAATGGAACAGTCTTGCTATATTTTCCATCTGTTAAATCCATAGAAAAGAGTAGTGAAATCGAAATTTACGTTAACTAAGAAAAGACTCCACGTGTTAACAAGACAAGAATTTCGAGTACCCACAAAAATTCATAAGCTTGAAAAAATTACATTTTTTGATTGCAAGAATAAAGAATTAATTTAATGAAATGTTCTTGTGTTTTGTTGCAGGACTGTGAAGAATAGCAGGAAAACTCTGTATTTGGAAGCTTAGTATAGAGTCGATGAACCAATGAATAAGATATAATTAATGTATAGGCTAACAAAAACTAAAGCCTCCGAAAGGTGATAAGGATGGACAATAAACTTCATCGTATCAAAGCTATCGAATTACAGGACCGAGTGGTATCTGCGGATGAGGCGGCGTCTTGGATCAAAGACGGAATGACGCTCGGATTAAGTGGATTTACACGTGCGGGAGATGCTAAAGCAATTCCTTATGCATTGGTTCGCCGCGCTGAAACAGAGCAGTTTAAAGTAAATGTTTTTACTGGGGCTTCTTTAGGTTCAGATGTCGATAAATTAATGGCAGAAGCAGGAATTGTGCACAAACGGTTGCCGTTTCAAGCAGATCCGGCTATGCGCAGAAAGATAAATAATGGGGATATGCTGTTTGTTGATCACCATTTATCACAAACGGCTGAATGGATCCGGGCTGGAGTCATCGAATCAATCGACTACGCGGTTATTGAAGCATTGGAGATTACAGAAGACGGCATGATTATTCCAACGACGTCGGTTGGCAACTCTTCGGTTTTCGTCAAGCACGCCAAAAACGTTATTATAGAAATCAACCTTTCGCAGCCTCAACTGTTTAAAGGCGTACACGATATTTATGAACCTGAAAAACAAGGTCAGCGTTCGCCGATTCCTTTGGCACATGTTAGTGATCGAATCGGAACAATCGGGATACCCGTGGATCTTGAAAAAGTCCGAGCGATCGTCTTTACTGATCAGCCGGATTCTCCTTCAACTATTCTGCAACCGGATGACGACACCGAAGTGATGGCTCAACATCTCCTGAATTTCCTGCGCTCGGAAGTCGCATCGGGACGCTTGACTAATCAGCTTGCTCCTTTGCAGTCGGGAATTGGTTCGGTCGCAAATGCTGTTTTGCACGGTTTAATTGATTCGGAGTTTGAAGACATGGAAGTCTATTCAGAAGTTCTTCAAGATGCTGTTTTTGACTTGATTGATGCTGGGAAAGTGAAATTTGCTTCCGCTTC is part of the Planococcus kocurii genome and encodes:
- a CDS encoding acetyl-CoA hydrolase/transferase family protein, whose amino-acid sequence is MDNKLHRIKAIELQDRVVSADEAASWIKDGMTLGLSGFTRAGDAKAIPYALVRRAETEQFKVNVFTGASLGSDVDKLMAEAGIVHKRLPFQADPAMRRKINNGDMLFVDHHLSQTAEWIRAGVIESIDYAVIEALEITEDGMIIPTTSVGNSSVFVKHAKNVIIEINLSQPQLFKGVHDIYEPEKQGQRSPIPLAHVSDRIGTIGIPVDLEKVRAIVFTDQPDSPSTILQPDDDTEVMAQHLLNFLRSEVASGRLTNQLAPLQSGIGSVANAVLHGLIDSEFEDMEVYSEVLQDAVFDLIDAGKVKFASASSITLSKEKMDQVFGNFEEYRDKILLRPQEITNHPGLIRRLGLISINTALEFDIYGNVNSTHVSGSKMMNGIGGSGDFARNARLSIFVTKSIAKGGIISSIVPFATHVDHTEHDVDIVVTEQGYADLRGLAPRERVPLIIDNCMHPMYRNQMRAYYEEALLRGGQTPHVLEKAFSWHANLTISGTMLLPE
- a CDS encoding NCS2 family permease; this translates as MFNWMDRFFGLQENDTTVKREMTAGLIGFFTVVYIIAVNALILSEAGMPLEAAIVATIVASVFGCLLMGFWGNAPILLVPGMGINALFSYTMVQSMGLSWQEALAVVFVSGVIFVAVAFTRFAKMLSAAVPHSLKEAITVGLGLFLMLIGLEKGGIVERGTSSILALGSLADAHVLATVLTVIIAVVLFIRNVPGNFLITIVVGTVIAAFFGLIDFGSMNESSINATEAFAVFGALSFGNILSTTFWVAVFSLTMVLVFENIGLVHGQVAFIERPEKFSRAFQATSVSAMTSGIFGTSPTVATVESAAGMTAGGRTGLTSITAGLLFLVASFFIPVIKLIPDSAIAPILIIIGFLMLQNIKSLNMTDMTESFPALLIVALIPFTYSIADGIAIGFIMYPILKIAVGRGREVSPTLYVIASLFLANFVFHYLG
- a CDS encoding MerR family transcriptional regulator encodes the protein MYNIKAAAKILDMPKVTIRSWETRYSAITPARTESGHRLYSDQNLEDLKWLKIQVQGNGMKISEAVKKLHASRKKFIVPNNELPNRETLEYGEQIDQLFQAAAEMDTERFNYLLDLHFSLFHHQTVFFYIIAPLMVRIGEAWENGIISVAHEHMITHIVQQRFNQFFRIFPISPNLPKVMALSPSGEQHQLGLLLFTLFLRENGFSVVYIGPDTPLEGLEEMVAKQNFKLLCMSIASPKMLPLANDYIDALAKANPEMHFVLGGQGVDCEQTKENRWYLGSDVKVWQQWLDDQKF
- a CDS encoding MFS transporter; the encoded protein is MSADQKKKIFILMINMFIAVASFGIVIPILPSYLVSIDQGGMAAGLMIAIFAASQFIFSPVAGKWADQYGRRKMIIYGLFGLTISMFVFYASDSIWILYFSRVIGGVGAAMLIPAIFAYIADITTFDQRAKGTSMVSAAMSLGIVVGPGIGGFLADYTLKLPFLVSALVSLGAAVFSVIWLKEHDATDANPSLAAKLTDEESMFTKIGRSTKMPYFIPLIITLVMSFGLLAYESVVGLYLDNQFDSTAKDIAVMITATGVVSVIVQLFVVDRIVRRYGEVSILVAFLGVAAFGFLLSLFAGSYAMFFAVSLIIFLATSILRPVLNTLISKMADGEVGFAMGMNNAYMSIGNVIGPLLAGVLYDINIVYPFILGLIMLLITLLITTAWQRSRAAKNSAVI